GTGGGCTTCATTTTCCAGAACTTCCAGCTGCTGCCCACCCTCACGGCCCTCGAAAACGTGCAGGTGCCCCAGGAGCTGCGCGGCGAAAAAGGCAGCGCCGCGTCGGCCCGGGCCCTGCTCGAGCGCGTGGGCCTGGGCAAGCGCGCCCACCACTACCCGGCCCAGCTCTCGGGCGGCGAGCAGCAGCGCGTGAGCCTGGCCCGCGCCTTCGCCAACCGCCCGGCCCTGCTCTTCGCCGACGAGCCCACCGGCAACCTCGACCCCGACACCAGCGACACGGTGGTGGACCTGCTCTTCGAGCTGAACCGCGAGGCTGGCACCACGCTCGTGCTCGTGACCCACGACCTGGAGCTGGCCGCCCGCACCCAGCGCACGCTGCGCGTGCGCGGCGGCACCGTGCAGGACGACGTGCGCAACCAACCCGTTAGTAACCAAGCCCGTGCATAGGGCCCCGACGACGGAAGGCGCGGCCGGCTGGGGCTGGCTGCTGCGCATGGCCTGGCGCGACAGTCGCCGCGGCCGGGGCCGGCTGCTGCTGTTTGTGGCCGGCGTGGCGCTGGGCATCGCGGCGCTGGTGGGCATCAACTCGTTTGGCGACAACCTGGCGCGCAGCATCAACGAGCAGGCCCGCGAGCTGGTGGGCGCCGATCTGGTACTGTCGAGTAACCAGCCGTTTGATTCGACGCTGGTGCCGGCACTGCGGCGGCTGAGCCCGGTGCAGGCGCAGGAGCGGGCGTTTGGCTCGCTGGTGCAGTTCCCGCGGGTGCAGGGCGTGCGGCTGGCGCAGGTGCGCGGCATCACGGGCGGCTTCCCCTATTACGGCGAGTGGGACGTGCAGCCGCGCGCGGCGGTGGCGGCCTTCCGGGCCGGCCGCGGGGCCCTGGTGGACGACGTGCTGCTGAGCCAGTTTGGGGCGAAAGTGGGCGACTCGGTGCGCGTGGGCCGCAGCGGCTTTTTGATTTTGGGCACGGTGCTGCACACGCCGGGGCAGTCGGGCCTGGGCAGCGCGGTGGCGCCCACGGTGTTCGTGCCGGGGGCCCAGGTGGCGGCCACCGGGCTGGTGCAGCGCGGCAGCCGGGTGCAGTACCGGCAGTACTTCCAATTTGCGCCCACCGTGGACGTGGCGGCCCTTATCAAGCCCTTCGAGGCCCGCTTCGACCGGGCCAACATTGACTCCGACACCGTGGCCAGCCGGCAGCAGCGCACCGGCCGCGCCTTCCACGACCTCACCCGCTACCTGAGCCTGGTGGCCTTCGTGGCGCTGCTGCTGGGCTGCGTGGGCGTGGCCAGCACGGTCAGCCTCTACGTGCGCGAGAAGCTGGCCGCCGTGGCCGTGCTGCGCTGCCTGGGCGCCAGCGGCCGCCAGGCGCTGCTTATTTACCTGATTCAGACGGCCGGGCTGGGCCTGCTGGGGGCCCTGATTGGGGCCGCCTTGGGGGCCGGGGTGCAGGCGGTTTTGCCGCGCGTGCTCGGCGATTTTCTACCGGTGGCGGTGCGCGTGGGCGTGTCGTGGCCGGCCATTGCCACCGGCGTGGGCGCGGGGCTGGGGCTGGCGGTGCTGTTTGCGCTGCTGCCGCTGCTGAGCATCCGGCGGGTGGCGCCGCTGCGGGTACTGCGCGCCGCGTTTGAGGCCGATACGGCCGCGCCCGACCCGCTGCGCGGGCTGGTGCTGGGCGTGCTGGCGCTGGGCATCCTGGGCTTTGCGTACCTGCAAACCCACGAGTGGAAGCTGGCCCTGGGCTTCGGCGCGGGGCTGGCGGCGGCGCTGGGGGCCCTGGCCGGCCTGGGCTGGGCCCTGACGTGGGCCGTGCGCCGCTACTTTCCCGGCGGCTGGGGCTACGTGTGGCGGCAGGGGCTGGCCAACTTGTACCGCCCCCAAAACCAGACGCTTACGCTCATCATCTCCATCGGTCTGGGCACGTTCCTGCTGGCTACGCTATACCTCACCCAGGGCCTGCTGCTGAGCCGCGTGGCCACCGCCGATTCGGGCAAGCAGCCCAATCTGGTGCTCTACGACATTCAGCCCGAGCAGCGCGCTGGTGTGGAGGCGCTACTTGTCCAGCGCAACTTACCCATTGTGCAGCGCGTGCCCATCGTCACGATGCGCCTCTCGGCTATCAACCGCCGCACGGTGACGCAACTAAAGCGGGACACCGCGGGCGGCAAAGGCATTCCGGCCTGGATCCTGTCGCGCGAGTACCGCGTGACGTACCGCGACACGCTGAGCGCCAGCGAGAAACTAACCGCCGGCACCCTCCCCCGCCGGGGCCCCACCGGCACGCCCTACGTGTCGGTGGACAACTCCTACTTCGAGCGGGCCAAGCTGAAACTCGGCGACACGCTCACCTTCAACGTGCAGGGGGCCCCGCTGGTGGCCATCGTGGGCGGCACCCGCGAGGTGGACTGGAGCCGGGTGCAGACCAACTTCCTGGTGCTCTTCCCGAAGGGCGTGCTGGAGGAAGCCCCGCAGTTCCACGTCATCCTCACGCGCACGCCCAACACGGCGGCGCTGGGCGCGGTGCAGCAGGCCCTGGTGCGGCAGTTCCCCAACGTGTCGGCCCTTGATTTGGGGCTGATTCTGCAAACCGTAGATGACATTTTGAGCAAGATTTCGTTCGTGGTCCGCTTTATGGCGGGCTTCAGCATCGCCACCGGCCTGCTGGTGCTGGCCAGCTCGGTGGTGGTGAGCCGCTACCAGCGCGTGCGCGAAAGCGTGCTGCTGCGCACCCTGGGGGCCAGCCGCCGCCAAATTTTGCGCATCACGCTGGTCGAGTATGCGCTGCTGGGCCTGTTGGCCTCGCTGGCCGGCATCATGCTGTCGGGGCTGGCGGCGTGGGCCCTGGCCACGTGGGTGTTCGATTCGCCCTACGCGCCCAACCTGCTGCCGCTGCTGGGCCTGGCGGCGGGCGTGGCGGCCCTCACGGCGGCCATCGGCCTCTTCAACAGCCGCGACGTGCTGACCCGCCCGCCGCTGGAAGTGCTGCGCGCCGAAGGCTAAACCAAGCCACGTCTTAATTTGCCAGCCAATGGCCGCTGGTCCCACTGCCGGGGCCAGCGGCCCACTTGCGATAAAATGAGGACAGATTACTCCTGGTTATTGCCTGGGCTGCTCAGCTGCTTGCTACTCCAAGCACCCCGTTTGGCCTGCGCGCAGCAGGTATTTTTGCCGAAGGTGGCCCCCAATGCCAACGTCGGGGACATTGCTTTTGACCCCGCCACGGACCGCGCCGACTTCAAACGTTGCGGCGAGGGCCAGTACGACGTGCCCCAGTACTACCAAAGCAAAACGGCCTACGCCGGCGGCACCCAGGCCCTGCGGCAGCTTCTCGTCACCCCCAGCCTGCCCCGCGGAACCGCGGCGCTGAGCGGCTACGTCACGGTTCGCTTCCTCGTCAACTGCCACGGCGACACCGACCGGTTCCGGGTTACGCAAATCGACGCCGATTACCGGCCGGCGCAGTTCAGCCCGGCCCTTGTGGCCGAGTTGCTCCGCCGCACCAAGGCTTTGCACGGCTGGCAGCCCGGCCACTTTCCCGGGCCCGGGGCCCACCAAGGCGAAGCCCTGGATTGCTACTGTTACTTGATGTTCAAGATTATCCACGGCCGCGTAGTCGATATTTTGCCATGAAAAAGCTGCTACTAGCCCTGGCGTGCTCGCTGGGGGCCCCAGCGGCGCGGGCGCAGGACGTGAACTGCGCCCTGTACCCGCCCGGTAGCCCTTGCCGGCGGGCTTGCGACCTGTACGAGTCGCCCGCGCGGGAAGCCACCAGCCAGGGCAGTGCCCGCTCCCAGCAATACTTCGACGAAGTGCTGGCGCTGTGCCCCACGTTTGCCGCGGCCTTGCGCGAGAAGGCCGTGCCCTACCTCAAGCGGGGCGATTTTGGCACCTGGAAGAAAATGATGGACGAAGTAGTGCGGCTGCAACCCGCGCAGTACCTGGGCTACCGGGGCTGGTGCCGCTTCGAGTTTTTGCGTGACTACCAGGGCGCGGCGGCCGACCTGACCCGGCTGCTGGCCCTCACCCACGGCAACGCCGGCTACAGCAACGACGGCGACTACGATTTGCGCATCGTGCTGGCGTTGTGCAAGCGCGAGCTGGGCGACCCCCGGGGGGCCCTGGCCGTGTTCAACCAGTGCATTCAAGCCAACGAAGCGCAGCAGCGCGTGGGCCTCTACGACTACTTGCACCGCGGCGTGACCCGGCTTCGGACCGGTGACTACGCCGGGGCCCTGCGCGACTTCAAGCGCGAACAAGGGCAAGCCAAGGAGCTGGCCGATACCGAGTATTACGTCGGCTTGGCCTACCGGCGGCAGAAAAATAAAGCCCTGGCCCGGCAGCATTTTGTTCGGGCCGAAGCCCTGTTCCAGCAAGGCCACCGCCGCTACCACGACTACTGCGAGCCACTGGATGCCGTGTACCTGGCAGATATTCAGCAAGCCCTGGCAAGCAGATGAGCGAAGGGCGAAAACGGCGCGGCGGCCGTTGCTGGCCTACTCCACCGCCGCGCCTTACTGACCCGTCCCGCCTTGGAAATACTGCATGCGGAAGGCTAAAAGGCTGTTTGAGTTAATTTTTTGGGCCTGGAACGGTGCAGAGGAACCACTGATCACGCACAACTGACAACAAAAAGCCCCCGGCACGACCGTTGTTACGGTTGCGCCGGGGGCTTTTTCAGGCTGCGTTGGCTAGCGCTGCTGCGCCGTCAACTGCTTGAGGTGCTTGTAGGTCTTCCTCGACTGGCTGAATTGCTTTTTCACGGCGTCGCGCATTTCGCCCTTGAGGGCTTTGCGGCGCAGCGCCTTTTTATAGGCCCGGATGGCCCAACGCTCACCGAACACGTTGGCGGCCAGGATGGACTTCTCGTCGCGGCCGGTCACGGCGGCTTGGGCGTCCATCAGCTTGCGGTACAGCTTGCCTTTGAGCGTGGTACCGGTTTCGCGCTCGCCGCCCAGCTTGTTAAGGTAGCTGTTCAGGGTGCTGGAAAATTGTTGGCTCTGGGCCACCAGCAGCTCGTAATAGCCGCGCAAGTCGGCCTCTTTGGATTCGGCCACGGCGCGCTTGTAACCTTCGGTGCGGTCGTTGACGAACAGCAGCAGCTGGTCGAGGGCGGCGGCTTTGCGCTTGGCTTTGCCTTTTTTCTTGGGGGCCACCAAGTAAGTCAGGCCCAGCGCCACCAGGGCGCCGCCCACCACTTTCTGGGTAGTGCTGAGAGAATTAAAGCCGCTAACGGTTTTGTCGCTGGCCTCTTTGACAGAAGTAACGGCCTTATCGCTGGCCTCTTTGACAGAAGTAATGGCCTTATTGCTGGCTTCTTTGACGGAAGCCGGCACTTTATCGATTAAATCAGCCACCGGGCCGTCGGTGATGGCGTTCTTGGTTTTGTCGATCAGGTCTTTGGCCTTATCGGCGGGTGCGGAATTCGGGAGATTGTCCATGTTGCGAAGAAAATTTAATTAGAACATTCGCCTATACGGGCCCGCGGCCAAGTCGTTAAGTACAATTTTTAGTGGCCGCCGCTGGGGCCCCAATCTGCCGCGTTCCGTAGGGCCGCTTTCCACTACCTCGGTTGAACACACTAACGCCGCGAGGCCGCGCTCACGGCGTCCACTCCAGCACCGATACGGGCTGGGGGCAGGCCTTCCAGGGTTTCGCCGTCCCCCTGGCCGGTGCGCTGGATGAACAGGTTCAGCACCTTGGTTTGCTTCCAGCGCTCGGTATCGTAGGTGGGTTCCCAGTTGCCGAGGCCGGCGGTGGGGAAGTCCTGCACAGCCCACTGGGGGCGGGCCAGGTCGGGGCAGGTGGCCAGCGAGGCCTTGTCGCCGCGCTCAGCGTCGCGGAACACCACGTAGACCGCCGTTTTGCCGGCCAGGGTGCGCACCAGCACCTGGGGCCGGGCGATGGGGATCTTCTCCGTGCCGCCGCCGCTCAGGCTGAAGGGCGTGGGGTGCGCTGCGACACTTGGCTGACCTGCCAGCGCTTGCCGTCGTGGTACACCAGCTGGTACTGGTACTGCGGCACGGCCCGCCGGGCGCCAGTAGGTGGCAATGTAGGGCCGGCCCTGGGCGTCGCCGCACATCGAAGTTTGGTTAATCAGCTCACTTTTTTGCGGGATGCGAAGGGCGTACTCGGCGGTGGCTTCGGTGATGGGCAGC
This genomic stretch from Hymenobacter sp. PAMC 26628 harbors:
- a CDS encoding ABC transporter ATP-binding protein: MSILKVENLTKSYPSAGGAPLTVLHGVSFELAAGDTFAIVGPSGSGKTTLLGLCAGLDRATSGSVWLNGIQLDNLSEDQRAAVRNQHVGFIFQNFQLLPTLTALENVQVPQELRGEKGSAASARALLERVGLGKRAHHYPAQLSGGEQQRVSLARAFANRPALLFADEPTGNLDPDTSDTVVDLLFELNREAGTTLVLVTHDLELAARTQRTLRVRGGTVQDDVRNQPVSNQARA
- a CDS encoding ABC transporter permease translates to MHRAPTTEGAAGWGWLLRMAWRDSRRGRGRLLLFVAGVALGIAALVGINSFGDNLARSINEQARELVGADLVLSSNQPFDSTLVPALRRLSPVQAQERAFGSLVQFPRVQGVRLAQVRGITGGFPYYGEWDVQPRAAVAAFRAGRGALVDDVLLSQFGAKVGDSVRVGRSGFLILGTVLHTPGQSGLGSAVAPTVFVPGAQVAATGLVQRGSRVQYRQYFQFAPTVDVAALIKPFEARFDRANIDSDTVASRQQRTGRAFHDLTRYLSLVAFVALLLGCVGVASTVSLYVREKLAAVAVLRCLGASGRQALLIYLIQTAGLGLLGALIGAALGAGVQAVLPRVLGDFLPVAVRVGVSWPAIATGVGAGLGLAVLFALLPLLSIRRVAPLRVLRAAFEADTAAPDPLRGLVLGVLALGILGFAYLQTHEWKLALGFGAGLAAALGALAGLGWALTWAVRRYFPGGWGYVWRQGLANLYRPQNQTLTLIISIGLGTFLLATLYLTQGLLLSRVATADSGKQPNLVLYDIQPEQRAGVEALLVQRNLPIVQRVPIVTMRLSAINRRTVTQLKRDTAGGKGIPAWILSREYRVTYRDTLSASEKLTAGTLPRRGPTGTPYVSVDNSYFERAKLKLGDTLTFNVQGAPLVAIVGGTREVDWSRVQTNFLVLFPKGVLEEAPQFHVILTRTPNTAALGAVQQALVRQFPNVSALDLGLILQTVDDILSKISFVVRFMAGFSIATGLLVLASSVVVSRYQRVRESVLLRTLGASRRQILRITLVEYALLGLLASLAGIMLSGLAAWALATWVFDSPYAPNLLPLLGLAAGVAALTAAIGLFNSRDVLTRPPLEVLRAEG
- a CDS encoding tetratricopeptide repeat protein; translated protein: MKKLLLALACSLGAPAARAQDVNCALYPPGSPCRRACDLYESPAREATSQGSARSQQYFDEVLALCPTFAAALREKAVPYLKRGDFGTWKKMMDEVVRLQPAQYLGYRGWCRFEFLRDYQGAAADLTRLLALTHGNAGYSNDGDYDLRIVLALCKRELGDPRGALAVFNQCIQANEAQQRVGLYDYLHRGVTRLRTGDYAGALRDFKREQGQAKELADTEYYVGLAYRRQKNKALARQHFVRAEALFQQGHRRYHDYCEPLDAVYLADIQQALASR
- a CDS encoding PA2169 family four-helix-bundle protein, with the protein product MDNLPNSAPADKAKDLIDKTKNAITDGPVADLIDKVPASVKEASNKAITSVKEASDKAVTSVKEASDKTVSGFNSLSTTQKVVGGALVALGLTYLVAPKKKGKAKRKAAALDQLLLFVNDRTEGYKRAVAESKEADLRGYYELLVAQSQQFSSTLNSYLNKLGGERETGTTLKGKLYRKLMDAQAAVTGRDEKSILAANVFGERWAIRAYKKALRRKALKGEMRDAVKKQFSQSRKTYKHLKQLTAQQR